One Perca flavescens isolate YP-PL-M2 chromosome 9, PFLA_1.0, whole genome shotgun sequence genomic window carries:
- the spata18 gene encoding mitochondria-eating protein isoform X3 translates to MADTLRRLTNTSSFSVLQDKLESWHKDYHVISCDQNLNKCCELIELTAKIQGQLFAILNHTAAEGGHYAGVDTLKTRLLPWLGTCFSMARSSVTDDTSLQLIQDSAEKDRRIRELSASHDSELQMKDTQLCSTLRQLDSIRAELVDTQNELDETKSKSATTLLATEDEILQLKADLRSAHEQVEIYKRKLEALDDNERQIRLLRDEISYLSTEKVMLQERLVKSRSPSPSLRHSRSSSPMRSESPTRAQLTNTSRYARLVSRFSDLYAVERLEAQTLLRRHIADLEMVQKIIFIAVVESFKTAKLAYRQFKLRVRKTLSPSHFGIESLEDAAVDYIVRNLDLYDIQASVNDVINAMNVNPRISFPPEVDFVLISSLIRETCRVAFAMQTLDPPLDLAFASDGELYNDSRYRRSYDSEFTAPLVMYHVWPALVEGDVVVVKGEAVTRRGATWSRSRSTSPVRSRSLSPSRNIMYHSFH, encoded by the exons GTTATATCCTGTGACCagaatctaaataaatgttgtgaGCTGATTGAACTAACTGCCAAGATCCAGGGACAACTGTTCGCCATCCTCAACCACACGGCTGCTGAAG GTGGACACTATGCTGGAGTGGACACTCTCAAAACGCGCCTGCTGCCGTGGCTTGGAACCTGTTTCTCAATGGCAAGGTCCTCGGTCACTGATGACACCAGTCTGCAGCTCATCCAG GATTCAGCGGAAAAGGACAGAAGGATCAGGGAACTCTCTGCCTCCCATGACAGTGAGCTGCAGATGAAGGACACTCAGCTGTGCTCCACTCTCCGCCAGCTGGACTCTATCAGAGCAGA ATTGGTCGATACTCAGAATGAACTGGATGAGACAAAGAGCAAATCAGCAACCACTCTGCTGGCCACTGAAGATGAAATACTGCAGCTGAAAGCAGA TTTGCGATCCGCACATGAGCAGGTGGAGATTTATAAGAGAAAGCTGGAGGCTCTTGATGACAACGAGCGGCAGATTCGCCTGCTGAGAGATGAAATATCCTACCTAAGCACAGAGAAGGTCATGCTGCAGGAAAG GTTGGTGAAAAGTCGTTCTCCGAGCCCCTCGCTGAGGCACAGTCGCTCTTCCAGCCCCATGAGGAGTGAGTCGCCCACCAGAGCTCAGCTCACCAACACTTCCCGCTACGCACGCCTCGTATCGCGCTTCAGCGACCTGTATGCTGTGGAGCGGCTTGAGGCCCAGACCTTGCTTCGACGCCACATTGCTGACTTAGAGATGGTCCAGAAAATCATCTTCATTGCTGTCGTG GAATCCTTTAAGACAGCAAAACTGGCTTACCGTCAGTTCAAGCTGCGTGTGAGAAAGACGTTGTCCCCATCCCACTTTGGGATAGAAAGTCTGGAGGATGCAGCTGTGGACTACATCGTCAGAAACCTGGACCTTTATGACATTCAGGCCAGCGTCAAT GATGTGATCAATGCCATGAACGTGAACCCTCGGATCTCTTTCCCGCCGGAAGTGGACTTTGTCCTCATCAGTTCCTTGATCAGGGAGACATGCAGGGTGGCGTTTGCCATGCAGACATTGGACCCCCCGCTGGACTTGGCCTTTGCCAGCGATGGAGAACTTTACAACGACAGCAG GTATCGTCGCAGCTATGACTCAGAGTTCACCGCTCCTCTGGTGATGTACCATGTGTGGCCGGCCTTGGTGGAGGGAGATGTCGTGGTAGTAAAGGGCGAGGCCGTGACTCGAAGGGGTGCTACG TGGAGTCGGAGCAGGAGTACCAGCCCTGtgcgctctcgctctctcagcCCAAGTCGCAATATT ATGTATCACTCTTTCCACTAA
- the spata18 gene encoding mitochondria-eating protein isoform X2, with amino-acid sequence MADTLRRLTNTSSFSVLQDKLESWHKDYHVISCDQNLNKCCELIELTAKIQGQLFAILNHTAAEGGHYAGVDTLKTRLLPWLGTCFSMARSSVTDDTSLQLIQDSAEKDRRIRELSASHDSELQMKDTQLCSTLRQLDSIRAELVDTQNELDETKSKSATTLLATEDEILQLKADLRSAHEQVEIYKRKLEALDDNERQIRLLRDEISYLSTEKVMLQERLVKSRSPSPSLRHSRSSSPMRSESPTRAQLTNTSRYARLVSRFSDLYAVERLEAQTLLRRHIADLEMVQKIIFIAVVESFKTAKLAYRQFKLRVRKTLSPSHFGIESLEDAAVDYIVRNLDLYDIQASVNDVINAMNVNPRISFPPEVDFVLISSLIRETCRVAFAMQTLDPPLDLAFASDGELYNDSRYRRSYDSEFTAPLVMYHVWPALVEGDVVVVKGEAVTRRGATWSRSRSTSPVRSRSLSPSRNIHAHPWP; translated from the exons GTTATATCCTGTGACCagaatctaaataaatgttgtgaGCTGATTGAACTAACTGCCAAGATCCAGGGACAACTGTTCGCCATCCTCAACCACACGGCTGCTGAAG GTGGACACTATGCTGGAGTGGACACTCTCAAAACGCGCCTGCTGCCGTGGCTTGGAACCTGTTTCTCAATGGCAAGGTCCTCGGTCACTGATGACACCAGTCTGCAGCTCATCCAG GATTCAGCGGAAAAGGACAGAAGGATCAGGGAACTCTCTGCCTCCCATGACAGTGAGCTGCAGATGAAGGACACTCAGCTGTGCTCCACTCTCCGCCAGCTGGACTCTATCAGAGCAGA ATTGGTCGATACTCAGAATGAACTGGATGAGACAAAGAGCAAATCAGCAACCACTCTGCTGGCCACTGAAGATGAAATACTGCAGCTGAAAGCAGA TTTGCGATCCGCACATGAGCAGGTGGAGATTTATAAGAGAAAGCTGGAGGCTCTTGATGACAACGAGCGGCAGATTCGCCTGCTGAGAGATGAAATATCCTACCTAAGCACAGAGAAGGTCATGCTGCAGGAAAG GTTGGTGAAAAGTCGTTCTCCGAGCCCCTCGCTGAGGCACAGTCGCTCTTCCAGCCCCATGAGGAGTGAGTCGCCCACCAGAGCTCAGCTCACCAACACTTCCCGCTACGCACGCCTCGTATCGCGCTTCAGCGACCTGTATGCTGTGGAGCGGCTTGAGGCCCAGACCTTGCTTCGACGCCACATTGCTGACTTAGAGATGGTCCAGAAAATCATCTTCATTGCTGTCGTG GAATCCTTTAAGACAGCAAAACTGGCTTACCGTCAGTTCAAGCTGCGTGTGAGAAAGACGTTGTCCCCATCCCACTTTGGGATAGAAAGTCTGGAGGATGCAGCTGTGGACTACATCGTCAGAAACCTGGACCTTTATGACATTCAGGCCAGCGTCAAT GATGTGATCAATGCCATGAACGTGAACCCTCGGATCTCTTTCCCGCCGGAAGTGGACTTTGTCCTCATCAGTTCCTTGATCAGGGAGACATGCAGGGTGGCGTTTGCCATGCAGACATTGGACCCCCCGCTGGACTTGGCCTTTGCCAGCGATGGAGAACTTTACAACGACAGCAG GTATCGTCGCAGCTATGACTCAGAGTTCACCGCTCCTCTGGTGATGTACCATGTGTGGCCGGCCTTGGTGGAGGGAGATGTCGTGGTAGTAAAGGGCGAGGCCGTGACTCGAAGGGGTGCTACG TGGAGTCGGAGCAGGAGTACCAGCCCTGtgcgctctcgctctctcagcCCAAGTCGCAATATT CATGCACATCCATGGCCTTAA
- the spata18 gene encoding mitochondria-eating protein isoform X1, with protein MADTLRRLTNTSSFSVLQDKLESWHKDYHVISCDQNLNKCCELIELTAKIQGQLFAILNHTAAEGGHYAGVDTLKTRLLPWLGTCFSMARSSVTDDTSLQLIQDSAEKDRRIRELSASHDSELQMKDTQLCSTLRQLDSIRAELVDTQNELDETKSKSATTLLATEDEILQLKADLRSAHEQVEIYKRKLEALDDNERQIRLLRDEISYLSTEKVMLQERLVKSRSPSPSLRHSRSSSPMRSESPTRAQLTNTSRYARLVSRFSDLYAVERLEAQTLLRRHIADLEMVQKIIFIAVVESFKTAKLAYRQFKLRVRKTLSPSHFGIESLEDAAVDYIVRNLDLYDIQASVNDVINAMNVNPRISFPPEVDFVLISSLIRETCRVAFAMQTLDPPLDLAFASDGELYNDSRYRRSYDSEFTAPLVMYHVWPALVEGDVVVVKGEAVTRRGATWSRSRSTSPVRSRSLSPSRNITFISKRSLSPQRLRASHL; from the exons GTTATATCCTGTGACCagaatctaaataaatgttgtgaGCTGATTGAACTAACTGCCAAGATCCAGGGACAACTGTTCGCCATCCTCAACCACACGGCTGCTGAAG GTGGACACTATGCTGGAGTGGACACTCTCAAAACGCGCCTGCTGCCGTGGCTTGGAACCTGTTTCTCAATGGCAAGGTCCTCGGTCACTGATGACACCAGTCTGCAGCTCATCCAG GATTCAGCGGAAAAGGACAGAAGGATCAGGGAACTCTCTGCCTCCCATGACAGTGAGCTGCAGATGAAGGACACTCAGCTGTGCTCCACTCTCCGCCAGCTGGACTCTATCAGAGCAGA ATTGGTCGATACTCAGAATGAACTGGATGAGACAAAGAGCAAATCAGCAACCACTCTGCTGGCCACTGAAGATGAAATACTGCAGCTGAAAGCAGA TTTGCGATCCGCACATGAGCAGGTGGAGATTTATAAGAGAAAGCTGGAGGCTCTTGATGACAACGAGCGGCAGATTCGCCTGCTGAGAGATGAAATATCCTACCTAAGCACAGAGAAGGTCATGCTGCAGGAAAG GTTGGTGAAAAGTCGTTCTCCGAGCCCCTCGCTGAGGCACAGTCGCTCTTCCAGCCCCATGAGGAGTGAGTCGCCCACCAGAGCTCAGCTCACCAACACTTCCCGCTACGCACGCCTCGTATCGCGCTTCAGCGACCTGTATGCTGTGGAGCGGCTTGAGGCCCAGACCTTGCTTCGACGCCACATTGCTGACTTAGAGATGGTCCAGAAAATCATCTTCATTGCTGTCGTG GAATCCTTTAAGACAGCAAAACTGGCTTACCGTCAGTTCAAGCTGCGTGTGAGAAAGACGTTGTCCCCATCCCACTTTGGGATAGAAAGTCTGGAGGATGCAGCTGTGGACTACATCGTCAGAAACCTGGACCTTTATGACATTCAGGCCAGCGTCAAT GATGTGATCAATGCCATGAACGTGAACCCTCGGATCTCTTTCCCGCCGGAAGTGGACTTTGTCCTCATCAGTTCCTTGATCAGGGAGACATGCAGGGTGGCGTTTGCCATGCAGACATTGGACCCCCCGCTGGACTTGGCCTTTGCCAGCGATGGAGAACTTTACAACGACAGCAG GTATCGTCGCAGCTATGACTCAGAGTTCACCGCTCCTCTGGTGATGTACCATGTGTGGCCGGCCTTGGTGGAGGGAGATGTCGTGGTAGTAAAGGGCGAGGCCGTGACTCGAAGGGGTGCTACG TGGAGTCGGAGCAGGAGTACCAGCCCTGtgcgctctcgctctctcagcCCAAGTCGCAATATT acatttatcaGCAAAAGAAGCCTGTCTCCTCAACGTCTCAGAGCTAGCCACCTGTGA
- the spata18 gene encoding mitochondria-eating protein isoform X4, protein MARSSVTDDTSLQLIQDSAEKDRRIRELSASHDSELQMKDTQLCSTLRQLDSIRAELVDTQNELDETKSKSATTLLATEDEILQLKADLRSAHEQVEIYKRKLEALDDNERQIRLLRDEISYLSTEKVMLQERLVKSRSPSPSLRHSRSSSPMRSESPTRAQLTNTSRYARLVSRFSDLYAVERLEAQTLLRRHIADLEMVQKIIFIAVVESFKTAKLAYRQFKLRVRKTLSPSHFGIESLEDAAVDYIVRNLDLYDIQASVNDVINAMNVNPRISFPPEVDFVLISSLIRETCRVAFAMQTLDPPLDLAFASDGELYNDSRYRRSYDSEFTAPLVMYHVWPALVEGDVVVVKGEAVTRRGATWSRSRSTSPVRSRSLSPSRNITFISKRSLSPQRLRASHL, encoded by the exons ATGGCAAGGTCCTCGGTCACTGATGACACCAGTCTGCAGCTCATCCAG GATTCAGCGGAAAAGGACAGAAGGATCAGGGAACTCTCTGCCTCCCATGACAGTGAGCTGCAGATGAAGGACACTCAGCTGTGCTCCACTCTCCGCCAGCTGGACTCTATCAGAGCAGA ATTGGTCGATACTCAGAATGAACTGGATGAGACAAAGAGCAAATCAGCAACCACTCTGCTGGCCACTGAAGATGAAATACTGCAGCTGAAAGCAGA TTTGCGATCCGCACATGAGCAGGTGGAGATTTATAAGAGAAAGCTGGAGGCTCTTGATGACAACGAGCGGCAGATTCGCCTGCTGAGAGATGAAATATCCTACCTAAGCACAGAGAAGGTCATGCTGCAGGAAAG GTTGGTGAAAAGTCGTTCTCCGAGCCCCTCGCTGAGGCACAGTCGCTCTTCCAGCCCCATGAGGAGTGAGTCGCCCACCAGAGCTCAGCTCACCAACACTTCCCGCTACGCACGCCTCGTATCGCGCTTCAGCGACCTGTATGCTGTGGAGCGGCTTGAGGCCCAGACCTTGCTTCGACGCCACATTGCTGACTTAGAGATGGTCCAGAAAATCATCTTCATTGCTGTCGTG GAATCCTTTAAGACAGCAAAACTGGCTTACCGTCAGTTCAAGCTGCGTGTGAGAAAGACGTTGTCCCCATCCCACTTTGGGATAGAAAGTCTGGAGGATGCAGCTGTGGACTACATCGTCAGAAACCTGGACCTTTATGACATTCAGGCCAGCGTCAAT GATGTGATCAATGCCATGAACGTGAACCCTCGGATCTCTTTCCCGCCGGAAGTGGACTTTGTCCTCATCAGTTCCTTGATCAGGGAGACATGCAGGGTGGCGTTTGCCATGCAGACATTGGACCCCCCGCTGGACTTGGCCTTTGCCAGCGATGGAGAACTTTACAACGACAGCAG GTATCGTCGCAGCTATGACTCAGAGTTCACCGCTCCTCTGGTGATGTACCATGTGTGGCCGGCCTTGGTGGAGGGAGATGTCGTGGTAGTAAAGGGCGAGGCCGTGACTCGAAGGGGTGCTACG TGGAGTCGGAGCAGGAGTACCAGCCCTGtgcgctctcgctctctcagcCCAAGTCGCAATATT acatttatcaGCAAAAGAAGCCTGTCTCCTCAACGTCTCAGAGCTAGCCACCTGTGA
- the usp46 gene encoding ubiquitin carboxyl-terminal hydrolase 46, producing the protein MTVRNIASICNMGTNASALEKDIGPEQFPINEHYFGLVNFGNTCYCNSVLQALYFCRPFRENVLAYKAQQKKKENLLTCLADLFHSIATQKKKVGVIPPKKFISRLRKENDLFDNYMQQDAHEFLNYLLNTVADILQEEKKQEKQNGRLKNNGTAVTTETEAENKTEPTWVHDIFQGTLTNETRCLNCETVSSKDEDFLDLSVDVEQNTSITHCLRDFSNTETLCSEYKYYCEACCSKQEAQKRMRVKKLPMILALHLKRFKYMEQLHRYTKLSYRVVFPLELRLFNTSGDAVNLDRMYDLVAVVVHCGSGPNRGHYITIVKSHGFWLLFDDDIVEKIDAQAIEEFYGLTSDISKNSESGYILFYQSRE; encoded by the exons ATGACTGTCAGAAACATCGCCTCCATTTGTAATATG GGCACCAATGCCTCTGCTCTGGAGAAAGACATCGGCCCGGAGCAATTTCCAATCAATGAACACTACTTTGGATTGGTCAAT TTTGGAAACACATGCTACTGTAACTCGGTACTCCAGGCTCTCTACTTCTGCCGGCCTTTCCGGGAGAATGTGCTGGCTTACAAAGCccagcagaagaagaaggagaaccTGCTCACATGCCTGGCTGACCTCTTCCACTCCATTgccacacagaagaagaaagtggGCGTCATCCCGCCCAAGAAGTTCATCTCCCGCCTACGGAAAGAAAACG ATCTGTTCGACAACTACATGCAACAGGATGCCCACGAATTCCTCAACTACCTGCTGAACACGGTGGCCGACATCCTGCAAGAGGAGAAGAAGCAGGAAAAGCAGAACGGGCGCCTCAAGAACAACGGCACCGCCGTCACCACAGAGACCGAGGCGGAGAACAAGACAGAGCCCACATGGGTTCACGATATCTTCCAGGGCACACTGACCAATGAGACACGCTGCCTCAACTGTgaaacg GTAAGCAGCAAAGATGAAGATTTTCTAGATCTATCTGTGGATGTGGAGCAGAACACGTCGATAACACACTGCCTCAG GGACTTCAGTAACACAGAGACGTTGTGCAGTGAATACAAATACTACTGTGAGGCATGCTGCAGCAAGCAGGAAGCACAGAAGCG GATGCGCGTCAAGAAGCTTCCTATGATCTTGGCACTACACCTGAAGAGATTTAAGTACATGGAGCAGCTGCACCGCTACACCAAGCTGTCCTATCGAGTGGTGTTCCCCTTAGAACTCCGTCTGTTCAACACGTCCGGGGATGCAGTCAACCTGGATCGCATGTACGATCTCGTAGCTGTGGTGGTTCACTGTGGCAG CGGCCCAAACAGAGGCCATTACATCACCATCGTGAAGAGTCACGGCTTCTGGCTGCTGTTTGATGATGACATTGTGGAG AAAATTGACGCCCAGGCTATTGAGGAGTTTTACGGGCTTACCTCAGACATCTCCAAGAACTCTGAGTCAGGATACATCCTCTTCTACCAGTCCAGGGAGTGA